CGATGAGTTCAGCCAGCTGCACACTGCCTACGGTATCGGCCTCGAAATCTCGGGGTCTTCGAGCATTTCGATGCCCGGCGCCGCCATTCCCGCCTTGAAATATGCGAAACCTGTTGCAGACTAGATGCGGAGTGCACGTTCGCGCAGCGCCGCCTACCCCTGCGCCGCCGCCTCTATCAAACAAAGGAGTCTCCAGTGATACCCGTGATCGGATTGATTGTCGGCATTGTCGCTGGTCTAGTCCTGCAACCTAGCGTCCCGGTGGGTCTGCAACCGTACCTTCCCATAGCGGTCGTGGCGGCGCTCGACGCGCTGTTCGGCGGGCTGCGCGCGGTCTTGGACGGGATGTTCAACGATCGAGTCTTCCTGGTCTCGTTCCTTTCAAACGTGACCATCGCCGCATTCATAGTGTTCCTGGGCGACCAGCTCGGCGTTGGCACGCAGCTATCGACCGGCGTCGTGGTGGTCTTGGGCATCCGGATCTTCTCGAATGCCGCAGCTATCCGTCGGCACCTGTTTAAGGCGTGATTATGGAGCCCAGCCCGCGCCACGGACGGCACCAACAGTCGTTTTCGCCAGACGATTCATCGACGAGTTCCCCGTCTCCCGCACCCGCGGCGCCCGATAGCGTGCGGCCTCCCGCC
This is a stretch of genomic DNA from Rarobacter incanus. It encodes these proteins:
- a CDS encoding small basic family protein, which produces MIPVIGLIVGIVAGLVLQPSVPVGLQPYLPIAVVAALDALFGGLRAVLDGMFNDRVFLVSFLSNVTIAAFIVFLGDQLGVGTQLSTGVVVVLGIRIFSNAAAIRRHLFKA